Proteins encoded in a region of the Haloarcula sp. CBA1129 genome:
- a CDS encoding helix-turn-helix transcriptional regulator: MRVDESPETDAGIDPATAFSVIASETRLNILEALWRTDDRPVRFSELFDAVELADSGQFNYHLQELTDQFVSQSSDGYDLQHAGAQVIRAVRAGTFTRTPDIDPFPVTGACTRCGGGLLAEYADEQFAIDCEDCGKAHGEYPFPPGGLVDRTPTEVATAFAERVRHLHCLAADGVCPDCAGRMGTEISRDGDCCLDVSVRAEFVCERCRHELCSPVGLTLLDNSRVAAFYDDHGVDLSSRPYWTLPWCVDDQYTTIEDTDPWRLAVRIPMAEAELTAYLDGDLQPVEFEREACRH; encoded by the coding sequence ATGCGAGTCGATGAGTCCCCCGAAACTGATGCCGGCATCGACCCGGCGACGGCGTTCTCGGTCATTGCGAGCGAGACGCGCCTGAACATCCTCGAGGCGCTGTGGCGCACAGATGACCGGCCGGTTCGCTTCTCGGAACTGTTCGACGCCGTGGAGCTGGCTGACAGCGGGCAGTTCAACTATCACCTGCAGGAACTCACCGACCAGTTCGTCAGCCAGAGTTCGGACGGATACGACCTCCAGCACGCTGGCGCGCAGGTCATCCGCGCAGTGCGGGCAGGGACGTTCACACGGACGCCCGATATCGACCCGTTCCCCGTGACCGGGGCCTGTACACGGTGTGGCGGCGGCCTGCTAGCCGAGTACGCCGACGAGCAGTTCGCCATCGACTGCGAGGACTGCGGGAAGGCCCACGGTGAGTACCCGTTCCCACCGGGCGGTCTGGTCGACCGGACGCCGACGGAAGTCGCGACGGCCTTCGCCGAGCGGGTGCGACACCTCCACTGTCTGGCCGCCGACGGCGTCTGCCCCGACTGCGCCGGCCGGATGGGGACAGAGATATCTCGTGATGGCGACTGCTGTCTCGACGTGTCGGTCCGCGCCGAATTCGTCTGTGAACGCTGTCGCCACGAACTCTGTTCGCCCGTCGGGCTGACGCTACTGGATAACTCCCGTGTCGCGGCGTTCTACGACGACCACGGTGTCGACCTGTCGAGTCGCCCCTACTGGACGCTTCCTTGGTGTGTCGACGACCAGTACACCACCATCGAAGACACTGACCCGTGGCGACTCGCGGTCCGGATTCCGATGGCCGAGGCGGAACTGACCGCCTATCTGGACGGTGACCTCCAGCCCGTCGAGTTCGAGCGAGAGGCCTGTAGACACTGA
- a CDS encoding thiolase family protein: protein MPTPVIVDAVRTPQGKEDGALAGVRSEDLSVPLINQLLASTGVEAEDVDDLLWGCAQQRGEQGNNMARVIALLSDLGESVPASTINRWCASSAEALMRAADAIAAGQRDVLIAGGVESMSRVQMDENTHNVHPRLAEHYNVGDLQMGMTAEKVANEMEVARQEQDEYALRSHQRAADATESGRFDDEIVPIDTEDGQLEADEGIRPDTTLEKLSQLPTVFKSDGTVTPGNASQVSDGAAGLMVTSREFAEDRGLDILAEIGSHEVAGVDPTVMGIGPVPAVRKLTERTDRETEDYDLVELNEAFASQCLYCQRELGFDDDIYNVNGGAIAIGHPLGASGARLPVTLVHEMNRRDAELGLATECVGFGQGAAIEFRLP, encoded by the coding sequence ATGCCCACACCTGTCATCGTGGATGCAGTCAGAACACCTCAGGGAAAGGAGGACGGCGCGCTCGCCGGCGTCCGAAGCGAAGACCTCTCTGTGCCGCTCATCAACCAATTGCTCGCGTCGACCGGCGTCGAGGCCGAGGACGTCGACGACCTGCTGTGGGGGTGTGCCCAGCAGCGCGGGGAACAGGGCAACAACATGGCCCGGGTCATCGCGCTGTTGTCAGACCTCGGCGAGAGCGTCCCCGCATCGACGATCAACCGCTGGTGTGCGTCGTCCGCCGAAGCGCTGATGCGGGCCGCCGACGCCATTGCAGCCGGCCAGCGTGACGTACTCATCGCCGGTGGCGTCGAATCGATGTCCCGCGTGCAGATGGACGAGAACACTCACAACGTCCACCCGCGGCTGGCCGAGCACTACAACGTCGGCGACCTCCAGATGGGAATGACCGCCGAGAAGGTCGCAAACGAGATGGAGGTCGCTCGGCAGGAACAGGACGAGTACGCGCTCCGGAGCCACCAGCGCGCCGCCGACGCGACGGAATCGGGTCGCTTCGACGACGAAATCGTCCCAATCGATACCGAGGACGGACAGCTTGAGGCAGACGAGGGTATCCGCCCCGACACCACGCTCGAAAAGCTGTCTCAGCTACCGACAGTGTTCAAATCGGACGGGACAGTCACACCCGGCAACGCCTCGCAGGTTTCTGACGGTGCGGCGGGGCTGATGGTCACCTCCCGCGAGTTCGCGGAGGACCGCGGGCTCGACATCCTTGCGGAAATCGGCTCCCACGAAGTCGCCGGCGTCGACCCGACCGTGATGGGTATCGGCCCGGTCCCCGCCGTCCGCAAGCTCACCGAGCGCACTGACCGCGAGACTGAGGATTACGACCTCGTGGAACTCAACGAGGCCTTCGCCTCCCAGTGTCTGTACTGCCAGCGCGAACTCGGCTTCGACGACGATATCTACAACGTCAACGGCGGCGCAATCGCCATCGGCCACCCGCTGGGGGCCTCCGGTGCACGCCTCCCGGTGACGCTCGTCCACGAGATGAACCGCCGCGACGCGGAACTGGGTCTGGCGACGGAGTGTGTCGGCTTCGGTCAGGGTGCGGCTATCGAGTTCCGACTGCCCTGA
- a CDS encoding ATP-binding protein, translating to MSNPELDVVEFLLTATIYSERRDLEPDDLPASYRSVFWSDGEIERPLSVTNTTASEATGVERPWAAISGLMFTDRDDFSGSISMTDRDLAEEWFLERVDAVALEDNPVLTKAFEEQIEDADYERARERNRPSRADRAFIDAKLEEAFDTDDEDDEEMLDLVDVRAPEEVEMTMADLVLTTDQEDEIQKIVKAIEHRDYLAQIGLREIGKLLFVGPPGTGKTSVARALAHDLDLPFVEVKLSMITSQYLGETAKNVEKVFEVAKRLSPCILFMDEFDFVAKTRSSDEHAAIKRAVNTLLKSIDEISLIQDEVLLIGATNHPDQLDAAAWRRFDEIVNFPKPDSGMRADILRIVTQQMEIDDFDPETLAELTEGLTGSDLRLVLREAVLNALTEERTTLTQQDLEDAIVDFEERDNLKNMDMMDGDADALVAGSGGFSGDGGSDHDHDH from the coding sequence ATGAGCAATCCGGAACTGGATGTCGTTGAGTTTCTGCTGACGGCCACTATCTACAGCGAGCGGCGGGACCTTGAGCCGGACGACCTGCCAGCCTCGTACCGATCCGTCTTCTGGAGCGACGGCGAGATTGAACGGCCCCTATCGGTCACTAACACAACCGCGAGCGAGGCCACTGGTGTCGAGCGGCCTTGGGCGGCCATCTCCGGCCTGATGTTCACCGACCGCGACGACTTCTCGGGAAGCATCTCTATGACAGACCGCGACCTCGCCGAGGAGTGGTTCCTCGAACGGGTCGACGCCGTGGCCCTCGAAGACAACCCGGTCCTGACGAAAGCCTTCGAGGAGCAGATCGAGGACGCTGATTACGAGCGCGCCCGCGAGCGGAACCGACCGTCCCGCGCCGACCGCGCGTTCATCGACGCCAAACTCGAAGAGGCGTTCGATACCGACGACGAGGACGACGAGGAGATGCTCGACCTCGTGGACGTGCGTGCCCCCGAAGAAGTAGAGATGACGATGGCAGACCTAGTGTTGACCACCGATCAGGAAGACGAGATTCAGAAAATCGTCAAGGCCATCGAGCACCGCGACTACCTCGCCCAGATCGGACTCCGAGAGATCGGGAAACTGCTGTTTGTCGGCCCGCCGGGGACCGGCAAGACCAGCGTCGCCCGTGCGCTCGCTCACGACCTCGACCTACCCTTTGTCGAAGTGAAGCTGTCGATGATTACCAGCCAGTATCTCGGCGAGACGGCCAAGAACGTCGAGAAGGTGTTCGAGGTCGCAAAGCGGCTCTCGCCGTGTATCCTCTTCATGGACGAGTTCGACTTCGTCGCCAAGACCCGCTCGTCCGACGAACACGCCGCCATCAAGCGCGCCGTCAACACCCTGCTCAAGAGCATCGACGAGATTTCGCTCATCCAAGACGAAGTGTTGCTCATCGGCGCGACGAACCACCCGGACCAGCTCGACGCCGCCGCTTGGCGGCGCTTCGACGAGATTGTCAACTTCCCCAAGCCCGACAGCGGGATGCGCGCGGATATCCTCCGTATCGTCACCCAGCAGATGGAGATCGACGACTTCGACCCGGAGACGCTGGCGGAGCTAACCGAGGGACTGACCGGCAGCGACCTCCGACTCGTGCTCCGTGAGGCCGTCCTCAACGCCCTGACCGAAGAGCGGACCACACTCACACAACAGGACCTCGAAGACGCCATCGTCGACTTCGAGGAGCGGGACAACCTCAAGAACATGGACATGATGGACGGCGACGCTGACGCCCTAGTCGCCGGCAGTGGTGGCTTCTCCGGCGACGGCGGTAGCGACCACGATCACGACCACTGA
- a CDS encoding translation initiation factor IF-2 subunit gamma: MTSNKQPEVNIGLVGHVDHGKTTLVQALSGEWTDQHSEEMKRGISIRLGYADATFRRCPEAEEPEAFTVDEHCDDHDVDTDHLRTVSFVDAPGHETLMATMLSGAAIMDGAVLVISATEPVPQAQTEEHLSALDIIGIDNIVIAQNKVDLVDEERAIQNYEQIQEFVEGTVAEGAPIVPISAGQEANIDLLIEAVQSEIPTPDRDPEEDARMMVARSFDINRPGTTWDDLMGGVLGGSLVGGQLEVDDEIELRPGREVEEGGQTEWQPVTTTVRSLQSGGDFVDTVTPGGLLGVGTGLDPAITKGDALAGQVAGPPGSLPPVHETFTMDVDLLERIVGDDGGEVEEISTGEPLMLTIGTATTVGSVTSARDDECEVALKRPVCAASGSKIAINRRVGARWRLIGVGTLR, translated from the coding sequence ATGACATCGAACAAACAACCGGAGGTGAACATCGGACTCGTCGGGCACGTCGACCACGGAAAGACGACGCTCGTACAGGCGCTGTCCGGCGAATGGACCGACCAGCACTCCGAGGAGATGAAACGCGGTATCTCTATCCGACTCGGCTACGCCGACGCGACCTTCCGTCGCTGCCCGGAGGCCGAGGAGCCGGAGGCCTTTACCGTCGACGAGCACTGCGACGACCACGACGTCGACACCGACCACCTCCGGACGGTGTCGTTCGTGGACGCGCCCGGCCACGAGACGCTCATGGCGACGATGCTGTCCGGTGCAGCCATCATGGACGGGGCCGTTCTCGTCATCTCGGCGACCGAGCCCGTCCCACAGGCCCAGACCGAAGAGCACCTGAGCGCGCTCGACATCATCGGCATCGACAACATCGTCATCGCTCAGAACAAGGTCGACCTCGTCGACGAAGAGCGGGCGATACAGAACTACGAACAGATTCAGGAGTTCGTCGAGGGCACCGTCGCTGAAGGCGCACCGATTGTCCCCATCAGCGCGGGTCAAGAGGCCAACATCGACCTGCTTATCGAGGCTGTCCAGTCCGAGATTCCGACGCCGGACCGGGACCCAGAGGAGGACGCCCGTATGATGGTCGCGCGTTCCTTCGACATCAACCGTCCCGGCACGACTTGGGACGACCTGATGGGCGGCGTGCTCGGCGGGTCGCTCGTGGGCGGGCAACTGGAAGTCGACGACGAGATCGAACTCCGTCCCGGCCGCGAGGTCGAAGAAGGCGGCCAGACGGAGTGGCAGCCCGTGACGACGACGGTCCGTTCGCTCCAGTCCGGCGGCGACTTCGTGGACACGGTCACGCCGGGCGGTCTGCTCGGCGTCGGGACCGGTCTCGACCCCGCAATTACGAAAGGTGACGCGCTCGCCGGTCAGGTCGCCGGCCCGCCCGGCAGCCTCCCGCCGGTCCACGAGACGTTCACGATGGACGTGGACCTGCTGGAACGCATCGTCGGCGACGACGGCGGCGAGGTCGAGGAGATCTCGACCGGCGAACCGCTCATGCTGACTATCGGCACCGCGACCACGGTCGGCTCGGTCACGAGCGCGCGCGACGACGAATGTGAAGTCGCGCTCAAACGCCCGGTCTGTGCGGCCTCGGGCTCGAAGATCGCCATCAACCGCCGTGTCGGCGCTCGGTGGCGGCTCATCGGCGTCGGCACGCTGCGGTGA
- a CDS encoding twitching motility protein PilT — protein MIVLDTNALMMPVECNVRLFEELDRVLPDATDYVAPAAVRDELAKLADGAGAEATAASVGQDLLDRCTVRETTADYADDAVLELAQTDDATHAVTNDNPLKRRLLDAGVPVISLRGRNKLGITQP, from the coding sequence ATGATAGTGCTTGACACGAACGCACTGATGATGCCGGTCGAATGCAACGTGCGACTGTTCGAGGAACTCGACAGGGTTCTCCCGGACGCGACGGACTACGTCGCGCCCGCCGCCGTCCGCGACGAACTGGCGAAACTGGCCGACGGGGCCGGTGCGGAAGCGACCGCCGCCTCGGTCGGGCAGGACCTGCTCGACCGCTGTACGGTCCGGGAGACAACGGCGGATTATGCGGACGACGCCGTCCTCGAACTGGCACAGACGGACGATGCGACACACGCGGTCACGAACGACAACCCCCTCAAACGACGCCTGCTGGACGCGGGCGTTCCAGTAATTAGTTTAAGGGGCCGGAACAAACTGGGTATCACTCAACCATAA
- a CDS encoding MBL fold metallo-hydrolase, whose product MDVTLLGTGDTTGTPTVQCDCDTCERARDPDEALRARVRERGIDPTGGIERSRFSVAVANDETGESLLIDLSPDFRHQFLRESVSLPDAAIITHVHFDHLDGLGNAYRLFDELPVHAADETDPVTGESVAEGVRSRYDYLDTVSVHAQTPFEPFTVAGFEVTLVPVTHPPLLCYGLRIEEPQTGAVLSISGDTCYDVPERSKGVLTGADLALVEGIVHPEACEYHPKGGAHHDEDGVPRTFGTKHMTLAGARDFAADIEADDYRIVHTAHYVPADRAFADDIGLDGERFSL is encoded by the coding sequence ATGGATGTCACGCTGCTTGGAACCGGCGACACGACGGGAACGCCGACTGTCCAGTGCGACTGTGACACTTGTGAGCGGGCGCGTGACCCCGACGAGGCGCTCCGCGCTCGCGTTCGCGAACGCGGTATCGATCCCACAGGCGGCATCGAGCGGTCGCGCTTCTCCGTCGCCGTGGCGAACGACGAAACCGGCGAGTCACTGCTGATAGACCTGAGCCCGGACTTCCGGCACCAGTTTCTCCGCGAGTCGGTTTCGCTGCCGGACGCGGCTATCATTACGCACGTCCACTTCGACCATCTCGACGGACTCGGCAACGCGTACCGGTTGTTCGACGAATTACCGGTCCACGCTGCTGACGAGACGGACCCAGTCACGGGCGAGAGTGTCGCCGAGGGCGTCCGGAGCCGCTATGACTACCTCGATACGGTGTCGGTCCACGCACAGACCCCCTTCGAGCCGTTCACCGTCGCCGGCTTCGAGGTGACGCTCGTCCCGGTCACGCACCCGCCGCTTCTGTGTTACGGCCTGCGAATCGAGGAACCACAGACCGGCGCGGTGCTGTCGATCTCCGGTGACACCTGCTACGACGTGCCCGAGCGCTCGAAAGGCGTGCTGACCGGTGCCGACCTCGCACTCGTCGAGGGTATCGTCCATCCGGAGGCCTGCGAATACCACCCGAAAGGCGGCGCTCACCACGACGAAGACGGCGTTCCGCGGACCTTCGGTACGAAACACATGACCTTGGCCGGCGCACGGGACTTCGCCGCCGACATCGAGGCCGACGACTACCGCATCGTCCACACCGCCCATTACGTCCCCGCGGACAGGGCCTTCGCCGACGACATTGGACTCGACGGCGAGCGGTTCTCGCTCTGA
- a CDS encoding DUF5787 family protein, with translation MREFDFELALCAHLEREGQMVSRQLGGAVHGRRVLDTVVVEPGPEFDERAAITPEQLPTAAIESGVGPGRARYWKDAFDCHPDRAEQAVELAVERGFFERERRGGRTYVRQTTRYPDWFGGIVAIENKPDLSRPGDLQSQLRTDVSLALADRVVLATATYVTGAHLNRIPEEVGVWRFDPDNGTIDVRRAATPLPTDDTGVELLEEEPVRTDVRIVTAAEKARARRKLAERAYGKGWRSFDYPACERCSPDSDGVPYCGWKDRAVRESDECGPDCDGYEAADPPAVDGDSLRAERTPWRADPDGRQRRQSGLDRFG, from the coding sequence GTGCGGGAGTTCGACTTCGAACTGGCGCTGTGTGCCCACCTCGAACGCGAGGGCCAAATGGTGAGCCGCCAGCTGGGCGGGGCCGTCCACGGCCGACGCGTCCTCGACACCGTCGTCGTCGAGCCGGGTCCGGAGTTCGACGAACGGGCGGCCATCACTCCCGAACAGCTCCCGACAGCGGCCATCGAAAGCGGCGTCGGCCCGGGTCGGGCGCGGTACTGGAAGGACGCCTTCGATTGCCATCCAGACCGCGCCGAGCAGGCCGTCGAGCTGGCGGTCGAGCGAGGCTTTTTCGAGCGCGAGCGCCGCGGCGGCCGGACGTACGTCCGCCAGACGACGCGGTACCCCGACTGGTTCGGCGGCATCGTCGCCATCGAGAACAAGCCGGACCTGAGCCGCCCCGGTGACCTGCAGTCTCAGTTGCGGACCGACGTGTCGCTGGCGCTCGCTGACCGCGTCGTGCTGGCGACAGCTACCTACGTCACCGGTGCTCACCTCAACCGGATTCCCGAAGAAGTCGGGGTCTGGCGGTTCGACCCCGACAACGGGACGATAGACGTCCGCCGGGCGGCGACGCCGTTACCGACCGACGACACCGGCGTCGAACTGCTGGAAGAAGAGCCGGTCCGAACCGACGTACGGATAGTCACAGCTGCGGAGAAGGCCCGCGCGCGCCGGAAGCTGGCCGAGCGAGCGTACGGCAAGGGGTGGCGGAGTTTCGACTACCCGGCGTGTGAGCGCTGTTCGCCCGACAGCGATGGGGTTCCGTACTGTGGGTGGAAGGATCGCGCCGTCCGCGAGAGCGACGAATGCGGCCCGGACTGTGACGGATACGAGGCGGCGGATCCACCGGCCGTCGACGGCGACTCGCTCCGGGCCGAGCGGACGCCGTGGCGGGCAGACCCTGACGGCCGCCAGCGTCGTCAGTCGGGGCTAGATCGGTTCGGCTAG
- a CDS encoding DNA-directed RNA polymerase produces the protein MYKRVRLRDTVEVPPRFLAEVSPGLVKRLLQEKLEGRMDEDVGSVVSVIEVHDIGTGAVLPNKPGVYYEAEFDALTFDPQMQEVVDGEVVEVVNFGAFIGIGPVDGLLHVSQISDEYLAYDEENQQLASRESNRTLTVGDAVRARIVTKSIDERNPRDSKIGLTAKQVGLGKHGWLQEERERREGTAEAGDS, from the coding sequence ATGTATAAACGGGTACGCCTACGCGATACGGTCGAAGTCCCGCCACGCTTTCTGGCGGAGGTCAGTCCGGGGCTGGTCAAACGGCTCCTGCAAGAGAAGCTCGAAGGACGAATGGACGAGGACGTCGGCAGCGTCGTCTCCGTCATCGAGGTCCACGACATCGGCACGGGAGCCGTGCTGCCGAACAAGCCCGGTGTCTACTACGAGGCCGAGTTCGACGCCCTCACGTTCGACCCACAGATGCAGGAAGTGGTCGACGGCGAGGTTGTCGAGGTCGTCAACTTCGGGGCCTTCATCGGCATCGGGCCGGTCGACGGGCTACTCCACGTCTCCCAGATTTCCGACGAGTATCTGGCTTACGACGAGGAGAACCAACAGCTCGCCTCCCGCGAGTCCAACCGGACGCTCACTGTCGGTGACGCCGTCCGGGCCCGCATCGTCACCAAGAGCATCGACGAGCGCAATCCCCGCGACTCCAAAATCGGCCTGACGGCGAAACAGGTCGGGCTGGGCAAGCACGGCTGGCTTCAGGAGGAGCGCGAGCGCCGTGAAGGCACGGCGGAAGCCGGTGATAGCTGA
- a CDS encoding pyridoxamine 5'-phosphate oxidase family protein encodes MTVDTLEAAGLTRMDDSNIAAFLSNQRVGVLGLPTENGPYMIPLSFGYDGDRLLYFTFIGGSASRKQQLTEAAEDATVLVYKVESMFHWESVLLQGGIEAVPESEWDELAEVLEAAWRPELFADAIEDGDIAIYRFRIDEKKGLRHAGLPPGFEPE; translated from the coding sequence ATGACAGTAGACACGCTCGAAGCGGCCGGACTCACGCGCATGGACGACAGCAACATCGCGGCGTTTCTGTCGAACCAGCGGGTCGGCGTGCTGGGACTGCCGACCGAGAACGGACCGTACATGATTCCCCTGTCGTTCGGGTACGATGGTGACCGCTTGCTGTATTTCACCTTCATCGGTGGATCGGCGAGTCGCAAGCAACAGTTGACCGAGGCGGCGGAGGACGCGACCGTGCTCGTGTACAAAGTCGAATCGATGTTCCACTGGGAGAGTGTCCTGCTACAGGGCGGTATCGAGGCCGTCCCCGAGTCCGAGTGGGACGAGCTCGCGGAGGTGCTTGAAGCGGCGTGGCGGCCGGAACTGTTCGCGGACGCTATCGAGGACGGCGACATCGCGATCTACCGGTTCCGCATCGACGAGAAGAAGGGGCTCAGACACGCCGGCCTGCCGCCGGGATTCGAGCCCGAGTGA
- a CDS encoding NUDIX domain-containing protein, which produces MQPQRATYVKKACAYITRNGSELLVFDGPGHDGLQIPKGTVEPGEKPRVAVQREAVEESGLASFERLQHIATDVWTRRQSPPKRYVRSFYHLPVHESRDHWVHTVTGTGEERGAEFEFSWVDLPTDATFALDLDDYLHSLTSPGEATTAGDVAAD; this is translated from the coding sequence ATGCAACCACAACGGGCGACGTACGTGAAGAAAGCCTGCGCCTACATCACCAGAAACGGGTCGGAACTGCTGGTGTTCGACGGGCCGGGCCACGACGGGCTACAGATACCGAAGGGAACCGTTGAACCGGGCGAAAAACCGCGGGTCGCCGTACAGCGCGAGGCCGTCGAGGAAAGCGGTCTCGCCTCGTTCGAGCGCCTGCAACACATCGCCACCGACGTCTGGACGCGCCGCCAGTCGCCTCCGAAACGGTACGTACGGTCGTTCTACCACCTCCCTGTCCACGAGTCCCGAGACCACTGGGTGCACACTGTCACTGGCACGGGCGAGGAACGCGGCGCGGAGTTCGAGTTCTCGTGGGTCGATCTCCCGACCGACGCCACCTTCGCACTCGATCTGGATGACTACCTTCACTCGCTGACGAGTCCCGGCGAGGCGACGACAGCCGGCGACGTGGCTGCTGATTAG
- a CDS encoding DUF1508 domain-containing protein, with amino-acid sequence MYRNRIGEPTTDDEAYGYWLFVVGIILGIVGLLLFYLTASRSTPRQFGYLLGAIGLILLFAGPTIRLPLTRRGLILTYLGAVVALVAMLWFTTFYPSNWAGPEGNPAVTLYIVGLGLMAVGAVVSPLLTGRKEAYDEAVRTAQEATELAEQSTQDAKRASQDADRASQEAQQQSKAAEQATSERDTLAEELASSEAVREEMETVTAATEAELAAAQATIAAAMDSKATFELYEDAGGKYRWRLRHRNSNVIADSAQGYSSRQKAMQGLRSVQSNAVGGAVVFFEDATEDDTAEDVPVVPAPESDAAFELFEDNAGEFRWRLRHDNGNILADSGEGYASKSNVRRALQSVRAYVPGAAYLKIDPVAYEVYADAAGQFRWRLLHRNGNILADSGEGYSSRSNARRAARRVGELAPDSEVDDGFEVYEDKAEEWRWRLRAGNGELVADSGEGYSNRSKAMDAVERVQSYAADADLLAIGSAAFEVYEDKAEEWRWRLRHRNGEIIADSGEGYAERNKAVAAIERIKRHAPGAPAEA; translated from the coding sequence GTGTACCGGAACCGCATCGGCGAGCCGACCACCGACGACGAAGCCTACGGGTACTGGCTGTTCGTCGTCGGTATCATCCTCGGTATCGTCGGGCTCCTGCTGTTTTACCTGACAGCGTCCCGCAGCACGCCGCGACAGTTCGGCTATCTGCTGGGGGCCATCGGGCTCATACTGCTGTTTGCCGGCCCGACGATTCGGTTGCCCCTGACCCGACGCGGGCTGATACTCACCTACCTCGGTGCCGTGGTCGCACTGGTCGCGATGCTGTGGTTCACCACGTTTTATCCGTCGAACTGGGCCGGCCCCGAGGGGAACCCGGCGGTGACGCTGTACATCGTTGGCCTCGGACTGATGGCGGTCGGAGCGGTCGTCTCGCCGCTGTTGACCGGCCGGAAGGAAGCCTACGACGAAGCCGTGCGGACGGCACAGGAAGCCACTGAACTGGCCGAACAATCCACACAGGACGCCAAGCGGGCCTCGCAAGATGCCGACCGGGCGTCACAGGAAGCACAACAACAGTCCAAGGCGGCCGAGCAGGCGACGAGCGAACGGGATACGTTGGCCGAGGAACTGGCGTCCAGCGAGGCCGTCCGCGAGGAGATGGAAACGGTCACGGCGGCCACTGAGGCCGAACTCGCCGCGGCGCAGGCCACCATCGCGGCTGCGATGGACAGCAAAGCGACGTTCGAACTGTACGAGGACGCCGGGGGCAAGTACCGCTGGCGGCTCCGACACCGGAATTCGAACGTCATCGCCGACAGCGCACAAGGGTACTCCTCGCGCCAGAAGGCGATGCAGGGACTTCGCAGCGTCCAGTCCAACGCTGTGGGCGGAGCCGTCGTCTTCTTCGAGGACGCGACCGAGGACGACACCGCCGAGGACGTGCCGGTCGTACCAGCACCGGAAAGCGACGCGGCGTTCGAACTGTTCGAGGACAACGCCGGAGAGTTCCGCTGGCGCTTGCGCCACGACAACGGCAACATCCTCGCCGACAGCGGCGAAGGGTACGCCTCGAAGTCGAACGTCCGCCGGGCGCTGCAAAGCGTCCGTGCCTACGTCCCCGGCGCGGCTTACCTCAAGATCGACCCCGTCGCCTACGAGGTGTACGCCGACGCTGCCGGCCAGTTCCGCTGGCGCTTGCTCCACCGCAACGGCAACATCCTCGCCGACTCCGGCGAGGGGTACAGCTCCCGGTCGAACGCCCGGCGGGCGGCCCGTCGCGTCGGCGAACTCGCACCAGACTCCGAAGTCGACGACGGCTTCGAGGTGTACGAGGACAAGGCCGAGGAGTGGCGCTGGCGGCTGCGAGCGGGTAACGGCGAGCTCGTCGCCGACAGCGGCGAAGGGTACTCGAACCGGTCGAAGGCGATGGACGCCGTCGAACGGGTCCAGTCCTACGCCGCCGACGCCGACCTGCTGGCAATCGGCAGTGCGGCCTTCGAAGTGTACGAGGACAAGGCCGAGGAGTGGCGCTGGCGACTCCGCCACCGCAACGGCGAAATCATCGCTGATTCGGGCGAAGGGTACGCCGAGCGCAACAAGGCCGTTGCCGCCATCGAGCGGATCAAACGCCACGCACCGGGCGCACCGGCAGAAGCGTAA